In the genome of Allorhizobium ampelinum S4, one region contains:
- a CDS encoding HWE histidine kinase domain-containing protein, producing the protein MGNDYTDANLTVCDREPITRLDEIQNFAFLIAMSNDWTIVRASENCEKFFKVKPQELLGTRFDRWISEIALHDIRNRMAILASTTGERIFDLKLVQGLPNVDLSIHFQGDLLIIEGERTQKAERVEAASMVRAMAARLLKSPTIAKFHHDTARQVLAITGFDRVMIYQFDTEGHGEVIAESARAGMESFLGLHYPASDIPRQARELYLRNPFRIIADVTAPTVPLLPPADAVTPPLDLSMSITRAVSPVHIEYLRNMGIGASLSISIVVEEKLWGLIACHANGPRLPSFIMRTASELFGAMYSMMLESRLRRGSEEHEQRARALADRVITMIAGDETLMENAQWLQDMTRDMVDCDGVAIYRSGKAHLHGSTPSEENVIALAHHLNAASPSRVFTTDDLASVHAPCSATADRAAGMMSIPISRVPRDYILLFRRERISEIRWGGDPAKLLEASTDGERMSPRKSFAAFARLVRGRAPRFCDRDQRIGEAIRQALIEVILRYSDGASDERRRASERQEVLIAELNHRVRNILALIRSLVTKTSQAAVDVTSYVDSLSGRVQALARAHDRITRQSWGPAPLAGLFEDEIAAHDNARGRLSLKGPNVLLQAQAISTVALVVHELVTNSCKHGALSAAGRVEVTVEAVDGEGVYIKWKEIGGPAVVAPTRRGFGSVIVERTIPFDLQGTAELRFLLAGLEADFFIPHHYVFIADEDETPAPTTFNNDATKKTDVTPARLLQGTHVLLVEDNMLIALEAEDMLHELGAVHVALASTITEAEQLLAKHSFQFAMLDINVGRGTSFDLATKLGEAGTPFIFATGYGDELAIAGRKGSEVIIQKPYERDHLARAVQQVLTKPVA; encoded by the coding sequence ATGGGCAATGACTACACCGATGCGAACCTGACTGTCTGCGACCGGGAACCGATCACGCGACTCGATGAGATCCAGAACTTTGCGTTCCTCATCGCAATGTCGAACGACTGGACGATTGTTCGCGCATCCGAAAATTGCGAGAAGTTCTTTAAAGTTAAACCCCAGGAACTGCTCGGCACTCGCTTCGACCGATGGATCAGTGAGATCGCGCTCCACGACATTCGCAACCGGATGGCGATCCTGGCGTCAACGACAGGTGAGCGGATTTTCGACTTGAAGCTGGTGCAGGGATTGCCCAACGTCGATCTCTCGATCCACTTCCAGGGCGACCTGCTGATCATCGAAGGCGAACGGACACAGAAGGCCGAACGGGTGGAGGCGGCCTCGATGGTTCGTGCGATGGCTGCACGTCTCCTTAAATCACCAACGATCGCTAAGTTTCACCATGATACGGCTCGACAGGTGCTGGCGATCACAGGCTTTGATCGCGTCATGATCTATCAGTTCGACACCGAGGGCCATGGCGAAGTCATCGCGGAATCGGCACGCGCTGGAATGGAAAGCTTTCTCGGTCTCCATTATCCCGCATCTGACATCCCGCGTCAGGCTCGCGAACTTTACCTGCGCAACCCATTCCGCATTATAGCGGACGTCACGGCGCCAACGGTACCGCTCCTACCTCCCGCTGATGCTGTAACGCCACCGCTCGACTTATCGATGTCGATCACCCGCGCCGTGTCGCCAGTACACATCGAATATCTGCGCAACATGGGGATCGGTGCCTCGCTATCGATCTCGATCGTCGTCGAGGAAAAGCTTTGGGGTCTTATCGCATGCCACGCGAATGGGCCGCGCCTGCCAAGCTTTATCATGCGGACCGCTTCCGAGCTGTTCGGCGCGATGTATTCGATGATGCTCGAGAGCCGCCTGCGGCGCGGAAGTGAAGAGCATGAGCAACGCGCACGGGCTTTAGCTGATCGCGTCATCACCATGATCGCCGGCGACGAGACTTTGATGGAAAACGCGCAATGGCTGCAGGACATGACGCGCGACATGGTGGATTGCGATGGTGTCGCCATTTATCGTAGCGGTAAAGCCCATCTTCACGGCTCCACGCCGTCTGAAGAGAATGTCATCGCGCTCGCGCATCATCTGAACGCAGCATCGCCGAGCCGGGTCTTCACGACCGACGACCTGGCTTCCGTGCATGCGCCGTGCAGCGCAACGGCTGATCGCGCCGCCGGCATGATGTCGATCCCTATCTCACGTGTCCCACGCGACTATATTTTGTTGTTTCGCCGAGAGCGCATCAGCGAGATCAGGTGGGGCGGCGATCCCGCAAAGCTCTTGGAAGCCAGCACCGATGGTGAGCGTATGTCTCCCCGCAAGAGCTTTGCGGCATTCGCCCGACTGGTCCGTGGCAGGGCTCCCCGCTTTTGCGACCGCGACCAGCGCATCGGTGAAGCGATCAGACAGGCACTGATCGAAGTCATCTTGCGCTATTCGGACGGTGCCAGCGACGAGCGAAGGCGTGCATCCGAACGTCAGGAGGTGCTCATCGCAGAGCTCAATCACCGCGTTCGCAACATCCTCGCTCTGATCCGCAGCCTGGTGACAAAGACGAGCCAAGCTGCCGTCGATGTCACCAGCTATGTCGACTCGCTCAGTGGCCGGGTACAGGCGCTGGCGAGAGCGCATGACAGGATTACGCGTCAGAGCTGGGGCCCTGCTCCGCTGGCCGGGCTGTTCGAGGATGAAATTGCTGCACATGACAATGCGAGGGGCCGCCTCAGCTTGAAGGGCCCTAATGTTCTGCTCCAGGCGCAGGCGATCTCCACCGTAGCACTGGTCGTGCACGAACTCGTCACCAACAGTTGCAAGCATGGAGCGCTTTCCGCCGCAGGTCGTGTAGAGGTGACCGTCGAAGCAGTCGATGGCGAAGGCGTCTATATCAAGTGGAAGGAAATCGGCGGCCCGGCCGTGGTTGCCCCGACACGTCGCGGCTTCGGATCTGTCATTGTCGAACGAACAATCCCGTTCGATCTACAGGGCACAGCGGAGCTCCGCTTCCTGTTGGCAGGACTTGAAGCCGATTTCTTCATCCCGCATCATTATGTCTTCATCGCGGACGAGGACGAGACACCCGCTCCGACCACATTCAACAATGACGCCACCAAGAAGACCGACGTTACTCCTGCCCGACTCCTTCAAGGAACGCATGTCCTGCTGGTCGAGGACAATATGCTAATTGCGCTAGAGGCAGAGGACATGCTGCACGAACTGGGCGCCGTTCACGTGGCCCTCGCCTCGACGATTACCGAAGCTGAGCAGCTACTCGCAAAACATAGCTTTCAGTTCGCGATGCTGGACATCAACGTCGGTCGCGGAACGAGTTTCGATCTCGCGACGAAGCTTGGGGAAGCCGGCACGCCTTTCATTTTCGCGACGGGCTATGGCGATGAGTTGGCGATCGCAGGGCGTAAGGGGAGCGAGGTCATTATCCAAAAACCTTACGAGCGCGATCACCTTGCTCGCGCCGTGCAACAGGTGCTCACTAAACCCGTCGCATGA
- the tnpA gene encoding IS66-like element accessory protein TnpA has protein sequence MSSHRIDLPRKAAGTRHWPAALKEEIVLATLEAGATVASVARGYDLDPSQIYQWRKALKVSRLSSQEVATSPEFLPVQIWAAADGEQASVQEHAGQEQAEALSCPERGSVTSSISGAIEIQVGPLHRVRVCNDFASDTLERVLDVLRRQQ, from the coding sequence GTGAGTTCTCACAGGATCGATTTACCGCGTAAGGCGGCAGGCACCCGACACTGGCCTGCGGCGTTAAAAGAAGAGATTGTTCTGGCAACGCTTGAGGCTGGCGCGACGGTGGCATCGGTGGCGCGGGGATACGATCTGGACCCATCTCAGATTTATCAGTGGCGCAAGGCTCTGAAGGTTTCGCGGCTCTCATCTCAGGAGGTTGCAACGTCACCGGAATTTCTGCCCGTGCAGATTTGGGCAGCAGCTGATGGTGAGCAAGCGTCGGTCCAGGAACATGCAGGCCAAGAACAGGCGGAAGCTCTGTCTTGCCCTGAGCGTGGGTCAGTGACATCTTCGATTTCGGGAGCGATCGAAATTCAGGTTGGACCGCTGCACCGGGTTCGGGTTTGCAATGATTTTGCCTCCGACACGCTGGAGCGCGTGCTTGATGTTTTGCGGCGGCAACAATGA
- a CDS encoding AraC family transcriptional regulator, which translates to MTSPRALKIDFAEPDLAPVSRRAHHSHGFSVEYVELGSAEPYEFRSRGDSHYLALHDIALTDGELRVDSLPRLHVRDLRDTITFVPKGCGIEGWSKPKPRVNSFVAMYFDPEVIHQDLGSRYARRDLPPFAYSRDPQLRATLKKLAALVRAPQVDELHAESVCLVASLEVFGVMADRQGRLSDRQIASVTDFVEGHLHETIGLAELAAVAGLSRFHFSRAFKATTGENPHAFVQRRRISRAVKLLEQVELPIDAIAGAVGYKGTPQFRRAFHEVMGTSPLKYRLRR; encoded by the coding sequence ATGACCTCTCCTCGCGCGCTCAAAATTGATTTTGCGGAACCGGACTTGGCACCCGTCTCACGACGGGCGCACCATTCCCATGGATTTTCAGTCGAGTATGTGGAGCTGGGCAGCGCGGAACCGTACGAATTTAGAAGCCGTGGTGATAGCCATTATCTGGCACTGCACGACATCGCCCTTACGGACGGCGAGCTTCGCGTAGACAGCCTGCCGAGGCTTCATGTGCGGGATTTACGTGACACGATCACGTTCGTGCCCAAGGGCTGCGGCATTGAAGGCTGGAGTAAGCCTAAACCACGGGTCAACAGTTTTGTGGCGATGTATTTCGATCCTGAGGTGATCCACCAAGATCTCGGGAGCCGATATGCCAGACGCGATCTACCGCCGTTCGCCTATTCGCGCGATCCGCAACTGCGCGCGACGCTCAAAAAACTCGCAGCGCTCGTAAGGGCGCCTCAAGTCGATGAACTTCATGCCGAGAGCGTGTGCCTGGTGGCGTCGCTCGAAGTCTTTGGCGTCATGGCCGATAGGCAGGGGCGCCTGTCCGACCGACAGATCGCCTCGGTGACGGATTTTGTGGAGGGGCATCTTCACGAAACCATAGGATTGGCTGAGCTGGCCGCCGTCGCCGGGCTTAGCCGTTTTCATTTCTCTCGTGCCTTCAAGGCGACAACCGGGGAAAATCCCCATGCGTTCGTCCAAAGGCGGCGCATCTCGCGAGCTGTCAAACTACTGGAACAGGTTGAACTCCCTATCGACGCGATTGCGGGGGCAGTCGGGTACAAGGGCACACCACAGTTTCGAAGGGCGTTTCATGAGGTAATGGGTACCTCTCCGCTGAAATATCGTCTGCGACGTTAA
- a CDS encoding chemotaxis protein CheB, which translates to MTDTSHGAVIIGASAGALEALSVILPSLPSGYPYPVFVVVHVPPHKRSVLAEIFNAKCQLRAVEVEDKEPIEPGVIYFAPPNYHMLIEDRATIALSSDEEVMFSRPSIDVAFESAAEAWGDGLLAVVLTGANSDGAKGLSAVAKAGGGVIVQQPLGAYARAMPEAAIAACPQARVLSLQNISSYLLGIA; encoded by the coding sequence ATGACCGACACCTCTCACGGCGCTGTCATTATCGGAGCTTCGGCTGGCGCGCTTGAAGCGCTGTCCGTAATCCTTCCCTCGCTTCCGTCCGGGTATCCATATCCGGTTTTCGTGGTCGTCCACGTGCCACCTCACAAACGCAGCGTACTTGCCGAAATCTTCAATGCGAAGTGCCAGTTGCGAGCGGTGGAGGTCGAGGACAAAGAACCGATCGAACCGGGAGTAATATACTTCGCCCCTCCTAATTACCACATGTTGATCGAAGACAGGGCGACCATCGCGCTGTCGTCTGACGAGGAAGTGATGTTTTCCCGTCCGTCAATCGACGTAGCGTTTGAAAGCGCCGCCGAGGCGTGGGGTGACGGTCTTCTGGCCGTTGTTCTGACGGGTGCTAATAGCGATGGGGCGAAAGGGCTGTCCGCAGTAGCCAAGGCCGGCGGCGGCGTGATCGTCCAGCAACCGCTTGGCGCTTACGCACGCGCGATGCCGGAGGCCGCTATTGCCGCGTGCCCTCAAGCCCGCGTCCTCTCTCTTCAAAATATTTCGTCATATCTTCTAGGTATCGCTTGA
- the tnpC gene encoding IS66 family transposase (programmed frameshift), whose amino-acid sequence MALKPDALPEDLASAYLALLANHDVVVNERNIAVAEAANAQAMLSDRDARIASLELRIDKLKRELHGQSSERSARLIDQLELQLEELVTAASEDEVAAQAAAAKTANVRPFVRKRPVRKPWPDDVERERVVIAPPSTCACCGGSRLSKLGEDVTETLEEIPRRFKVIETVREKFTCRDCEAISQSPAPFHATPRGFIGPQLLATILFDKFGMHSPLNRQSTRFKCEGIDLSTSTLGDQVGLGTSALMPLFDLIEAQVFAAERLHGDDTTIPIWGKSKCTTGRIWTYVRDDLPFKGDAPPAAVYYASSNRRGEHPQRHLARYGGILQTDCYNGFEPISIAAQKDVPITFAFCHAHARRKFFELADLEKSARDSKRNGRPISPIALEAVKRFDALFDIERQINGLSAEERLAVRQHKSRPLFDDMHAWLQRERATLSRSSDLVKAMDYMLKRWDGFALFLEDGRICLTNNAAERALRGIALGRRNWTFAGSQRGAERTAVMLTLITTCRLNDVDPKAWLADVFTRIADLPVTRLHELLPWQWKLRKGIAIAPVG is encoded by the exons ATGGCTTTGAAACCTGACGCTCTTCCCGAAGACCTTGCCAGCGCCTATTTGGCGCTACTGGCCAATCACGATGTCGTCGTCAACGAGCGGAACATTGCAGTCGCGGAGGCTGCCAATGCGCAAGCCATGCTATCTGATCGCGATGCGCGGATCGCCAGTCTTGAATTGCGGATCGACAAGCTCAAGCGCGAACTACACGGCCAGAGCAGTGAACGCTCAGCGCGGCTGATTGATCAGTTGGAATTGCAGCTCGAAGAGCTGGTGACGGCAGCGAGCGAAGATGAAGTTGCAGCGCAGGCAGCGGCGGCCAAAACGGCAAACGTGCGTCCGTTTGTGCGCAAGCGTCCAGTTCGCAAGCCTTGGCCGGACGATGTCGAGCGCGAGCGCGTGGTCATTGCCCCTCCGAGCACCTGCGCGTGTTGCGGCGGGTCGCGCCTGTCGAAACTGGGTGAGGACGTTACCGAGACGCTGGAAGAAATTCCGCGCCGCTTCAAGGTCATCGAGACGGTGCGCGAGAAGTTCACCTGCCGTGACTGTGAGGCCATCAGCCAGTCGCCAGCCCCTTTCCATGCCACCCCGCGTGGCTTCATAGGACCCCAACTGCTGGCGACGATCCTGTTCGACAAGTTCGGCATGCATAGCCCGCTCAATCGGCAGAGTACCCGGTTCAAATGCGAGGGGATCGATCTGTCGACCTCAACGCTTGGCGATCAGGTCGGGCTTGGAACATCGGCTCTCATGCCACTGTTCGATCTCATCGAGGCCCAGGTCTTTGCGGCTGAGCGCCTCCACGGTGACGACACCACCATTCCCATCTGGGGCAAAAGCAAATGCACAACTGGGCGCATTTGGACCTATGTGCGTGATGATCTGCCCTTCAAGGGGGATGCACCCCCGGCTGCGGTTTATTACGCCTCGAGCAACCGCCGAGGCGAGCATCCGCAAAGACATCTGGCCAGATATGGCGGCATTCTGCAGACGGATTGTTACAACGGGTTCGAGCCGATATCGATTGCCGCACAGAAAGACGTGCCGATCACGTTTGCTTTTTGCCATGCGCATGCACGACGA AAATTCTTTGAGTTGGCCGATCTCGAAAAAAGTGCGCGCGACAGCAAGCGCAATGGCAGGCCGATCTCCCCGATCGCGCTTGAGGCCGTCAAACGCTTCGACGCGCTGTTTGACATCGAGCGGCAGATCAATGGGCTGAGCGCTGAAGAGCGATTGGCGGTGCGACAGCACAAAAGCAGGCCGCTGTTCGACGACATGCATGCGTGGCTGCAACGCGAGCGCGCCACGCTCAGCAGATCATCCGACCTCGTCAAAGCCATGGACTATATGCTCAAGCGCTGGGACGGCTTTGCGCTATTCCTGGAAGACGGCCGAATTTGCCTCACAAATAATGCCGCCGAGCGCGCTTTAAGAGGTATTGCATTGGGACGCCGCAACTGGACCTTCGCCGGGTCCCAGCGTGGGGCCGAGCGCACTGCCGTCATGCTCACACTCATCACAACCTGCCGTCTTAATGATGTCGACCCAAAGGCATGGCTTGCCGATGTGTTCACCCGCATCGCCGATCTCCCCGTCACCCGCCTGCACGAACTGCTGCCTTGGCAATGGAAGTTGCGCAAAGGGATAGCTATAGCGCCGGTCGGGTGA
- the tnpB gene encoding IS66 family insertion sequence element accessory protein TnpB (TnpB, as the term is used for proteins encoded by IS66 family insertion elements, is considered an accessory protein, since TnpC, encoded by a neighboring gene, is a DDE family transposase.) produces MIALPSGQDVRVWIATGYTDMRCGFPSLALRVQEVLKHEPLSGHLFCFRGRRGDLIKLIWHDGQGSCLFTKRLERGKFIWPSADGGAVAISPAQLSYLLSGIDWRNPQQTWRPTKVG; encoded by the coding sequence ATGATCGCGCTTCCGTCTGGCCAGGATGTGCGTGTCTGGATAGCGACAGGTTATACGGACATGCGGTGTGGATTTCCATCGTTAGCGCTTCGGGTGCAGGAGGTGCTGAAGCATGAACCGCTCAGTGGACATTTGTTTTGCTTCAGGGGTCGGCGCGGCGACCTGATCAAGTTGATCTGGCATGATGGCCAGGGCAGTTGCCTGTTCACAAAAAGGCTTGAGCGGGGCAAGTTCATCTGGCCTTCTGCGGACGGTGGCGCGGTGGCGATCTCGCCTGCGCAACTGTCTTATCTGCTGTCTGGGATTGACTGGCGAAATCCGCAACAAACATGGCGTCCAACAAAGGTTGGATAG
- a CDS encoding DUF6429 family protein: MEIDEDKIDDAVLALLWLTLHNEGCAWKGFDWATTDRLHKKGMIGDPVNTSKSLILTDEGLERSEALFRELFTRPAL; the protein is encoded by the coding sequence ATGGAGATTGATGAGGACAAGATCGATGACGCGGTTTTGGCACTGCTATGGCTGACGCTGCATAACGAGGGTTGTGCGTGGAAAGGCTTCGACTGGGCAACGACGGATCGACTTCATAAGAAGGGCATGATCGGCGACCCGGTTAACACGTCAAAGTCGTTGATCCTGACCGATGAAGGCTTGGAGCGTTCGGAGGCGTTGTTCCGAGAGTTGTTCACCCGACCGGCGCTATAG
- a CDS encoding methyl-accepting chemotaxis protein encodes MSDHTVRRPLWIQITGYGFAAVMFASAAIGGLAWHAQSTMNDTAVKSKTASDLAVIQAEMAAISRSAAALASSVANDPGTVQMIANGDREGLLTKYQPGMAAVAKEGALQTFTFLDVTGTVVARSHSPAKFGDMIIGRRQTVASAINTGKLSAGIEQGRTAINTSATAPVIRDGKVIGAIDVGTELSNAFFGPIADRLGAEIAVDVLVEGKVQTQASTQGDKSILAEEQIRAALDGKPVTAGVTLDGRDMIINAIPFNNFGGAKLGVIELATDATTILADGRQSTLNSIGASVLVSLLSLFGFLFFARALGGAISRLTGTMTRLATGDLSASVEGGRRPDEIGAMARAVDVFKENSLKARELERQAEENRSLSEEQRQRSAEQERSRSQAMAEATSGLATGLKHLSEGDLAYQLDRAFVADFEPLRADFNAAVSQLRGTLISFAQATSSIDSGSREVSQSADDLAKRTEQQAASLEETAAALDQITVNVASSSKRTEDARTVAIQANESARHSGAVVANAVDAMGRIEQSSGQISNIIGVIDDIAFQTNLLALNAGVEAARAGEAGKGFAVVAQEVRELAQRSAKAAKEIKDLIGKSSVEVGTGVKLVSETGDALRKIETYIVTINQHMDAIATSSREQSVGLAEVNTAVNQMDQVTQQNAAMVEEANAAGATLANEAGRLRELISQFQLGHEHAVSRQDPAPRRAAPVTAVSGRPWASASAPSVPADSPARGMVSKIAKAFGGGQSRVAAAPSTDSWEEF; translated from the coding sequence ATGAGCGATCACACAGTTAGGCGGCCATTATGGATTCAGATTACTGGTTACGGGTTTGCCGCGGTTATGTTTGCCAGTGCTGCAATCGGCGGCCTTGCCTGGCACGCGCAATCGACGATGAACGACACTGCGGTAAAAAGCAAAACCGCAAGCGACCTCGCCGTCATCCAGGCCGAAATGGCCGCCATTTCGAGATCGGCAGCAGCGCTTGCCTCCTCCGTCGCCAATGATCCCGGTACGGTACAAATGATCGCAAACGGCGACCGCGAGGGTCTGCTGACCAAATACCAGCCCGGCATGGCGGCGGTTGCCAAGGAAGGCGCTTTGCAAACCTTCACTTTCCTTGACGTGACCGGAACGGTCGTGGCCCGGTCGCATTCGCCTGCGAAATTCGGCGACATGATTATCGGCAGACGGCAGACGGTGGCTTCGGCGATAAACACCGGTAAACTCTCCGCTGGCATCGAACAAGGTCGCACGGCCATCAATACCAGCGCTACAGCGCCCGTGATCCGGGACGGCAAGGTCATCGGTGCGATCGACGTGGGCACAGAACTCAGCAACGCCTTCTTCGGCCCAATTGCCGACCGCCTCGGCGCGGAAATTGCCGTGGACGTGCTGGTAGAAGGCAAGGTGCAAACCCAGGCTTCGACGCAGGGGGACAAGAGCATTCTTGCGGAAGAGCAGATCAGGGCGGCCCTCGATGGCAAGCCGGTGACGGCGGGCGTTACACTCGACGGCCGCGACATGATCATCAACGCTATTCCCTTCAACAATTTTGGCGGCGCCAAGCTCGGCGTCATTGAACTTGCCACCGATGCAACGACGATTCTTGCCGATGGTCGTCAGTCGACGCTGAACTCGATTGGCGCTTCCGTTCTGGTGTCGCTGCTCTCGCTGTTCGGTTTCCTATTCTTCGCCCGTGCGCTGGGTGGAGCGATTTCCCGGCTGACCGGGACGATGACACGGCTCGCCACGGGCGATCTGTCGGCCAGTGTCGAAGGCGGTCGTCGCCCCGACGAAATTGGCGCAATGGCCCGCGCGGTCGACGTGTTCAAGGAAAACAGCTTAAAGGCGCGCGAGCTGGAGCGGCAGGCGGAAGAAAACCGCAGCCTCAGCGAGGAACAGCGTCAGCGCAGCGCCGAACAAGAGCGCAGCCGTTCGCAGGCCATGGCGGAAGCGACCAGCGGCCTTGCTACCGGCCTGAAGCATCTGTCCGAGGGCGACCTGGCATACCAGCTCGACCGTGCATTCGTGGCCGACTTCGAACCGCTGCGCGCCGACTTCAATGCCGCCGTCAGCCAGTTGCGCGGCACGCTCATTTCGTTTGCGCAGGCCACCAGCTCGATCGACAGCGGCTCGCGTGAAGTCAGTCAGAGTGCCGACGATCTGGCCAAGCGGACAGAACAGCAGGCCGCCTCACTGGAGGAGACAGCCGCCGCCCTCGACCAGATCACTGTCAATGTCGCGAGCTCCTCCAAGCGAACCGAAGATGCCCGTACCGTCGCCATCCAGGCCAATGAAAGCGCCCGCCATTCTGGTGCTGTCGTTGCCAATGCCGTCGACGCGATGGGCCGCATTGAGCAGTCGTCGGGCCAGATCTCGAACATCATCGGCGTTATCGACGACATCGCCTTTCAGACCAATCTTCTGGCGCTGAACGCCGGCGTCGAGGCAGCCCGGGCCGGCGAAGCAGGCAAGGGTTTTGCTGTCGTCGCCCAAGAGGTGCGCGAACTTGCCCAGCGTTCCGCCAAAGCCGCCAAGGAGATCAAGGACCTGATCGGCAAGTCATCGGTGGAAGTCGGGACCGGAGTCAAGCTGGTTAGCGAAACCGGCGACGCGCTGCGCAAGATCGAGACCTATATCGTCACCATCAACCAGCACATGGATGCGATCGCCACATCCTCGCGCGAGCAGTCGGTCGGCCTGGCGGAGGTCAACACGGCCGTCAACCAGATGGACCAGGTGACGCAGCAGAATGCCGCGATGGTGGAAGAAGCCAATGCGGCCGGCGCTACGCTTGCCAACGAAGCCGGCCGCCTGCGCGAACTGATCAGCCAGTTCCAGCTCGGCCATGAACACGCGGTTTCGCGGCAGGACCCCGCGCCGCGCCGGGCAGCCCCGGTTACGGCAGTTTCCGGTCGCCCGTGGGCGTCGGCTTCAGCACCCTCGGTGCCGGCAGACTCGCCGGCACGCGGCATGGTCAGCAAGATCGCAAAGGCATTTGGCGGCGGGCAAAGCCGTGTTGCAGCAGCGCCATCGACGGACAGCTGGGAAGAGTTCTGA
- a CDS encoding hybrid sensor histidine kinase/response regulator — MNTPVKFLLVDDLPENLLSLEALLRRPDLELVKARSGDEALELCLHHDFALALIDVQMPGLNGFELAELMRGNERTKRIPIIFVTAGAHSSERRFQGYEVGAVDFIQKPIEAHILRSKADVFLEVYRQRQTLAEQRDLLQSQAQALQLADKRKDQFLAVLAHELRNPLAALQGGLSLLKKVNGEEQTAKIGKLMQEQITHLSHLVDDLLDVSRITQGKIVLRKAFFDLRDAVESAVDMTRPAIDAKGHNLVVKLPERSCDAMADNVRITQCLANLLNNAAKYTPDGGQIYVELVEDVESFRLTVSDNGLGLTQEASTTIFAMFAQVDGHREHSHGGLGIGLALVKQLVELHEGSITVQSDGPGRGSAFVLNLPKAIEL, encoded by the coding sequence ATGAACACGCCGGTCAAATTCCTGCTCGTCGACGATCTCCCCGAGAACCTTCTCTCTCTTGAGGCGCTCCTCCGGCGTCCTGATCTCGAACTCGTCAAGGCAAGGTCGGGCGACGAGGCGCTCGAGCTATGCCTGCACCATGATTTTGCACTGGCGCTGATCGACGTTCAGATGCCGGGCCTGAATGGTTTCGAGCTTGCCGAACTGATGCGTGGCAACGAGCGGACCAAACGCATACCGATCATCTTCGTTACAGCCGGCGCGCACAGCTCCGAGCGGCGCTTTCAAGGCTATGAGGTCGGCGCCGTCGACTTCATCCAGAAGCCGATCGAAGCCCATATCCTTCGCAGCAAGGCGGATGTTTTTCTGGAAGTCTACCGCCAGCGCCAGACGCTCGCCGAGCAGCGGGATCTACTGCAATCCCAGGCTCAGGCTCTACAGCTTGCCGACAAGCGCAAGGATCAGTTCCTTGCCGTACTTGCTCATGAACTCCGCAACCCGCTCGCCGCTCTGCAAGGCGGCCTTTCGCTCCTGAAGAAAGTTAACGGTGAAGAACAGACCGCAAAGATCGGAAAGCTGATGCAAGAGCAGATCACTCACCTCAGCCATCTGGTGGATGATCTCCTAGATGTATCGCGAATTACGCAGGGCAAAATCGTCCTTCGCAAGGCCTTCTTCGACCTGCGGGACGCAGTCGAATCCGCTGTCGACATGACCCGGCCAGCGATCGATGCGAAGGGCCACAATCTAGTCGTTAAACTTCCCGAGCGGTCATGCGACGCCATGGCAGACAATGTCCGAATTACACAATGCCTTGCTAATCTTTTGAACAACGCAGCCAAGTACACGCCGGATGGCGGTCAGATCTACGTCGAGCTCGTAGAAGACGTCGAGTCTTTCCGCCTAACTGTTTCGGACAATGGTCTTGGACTGACGCAGGAGGCTTCAACGACCATCTTCGCCATGTTCGCTCAGGTCGATGGTCACCGGGAACATTCTCATGGAGGGCTCGGAATCGGGCTTGCACTCGTAAAGCAGCTTGTAGAGCTTCACGAGGGCAGCATCACCGTGCAGAGCGACGGACCTGGCCGTGGGAGTGCATTCGTTCTCAACCTACCGAAGGCTATCGAATTGTGA